A stretch of DNA from Desulfosarcina ovata subsp. ovata:
TACCTGCAACAGTTTTATCTGCGTGGCATGGGTGATGGTACCGATTTCGTCTAAAAATATGGTTCCCTCCTGAGCCATTTCAAATTTACCGATCTTCCTGCGGTCCGCTCCGGTGAAAGCCCCTTTTTCGTGGCCGAACAGTTCGCTTTCTACCAGCGTTTCGGGAATGGCTCCGCAATGCAATGAAACAAAAGGGCCATCCGAACGGTGGCTGTGGCGGTGAATCAACCTTGCCATCAACCCCTTGCCGGTACCGGTATCGCCCAACAGCAGGACGGTTGCAATCGTCGGGGCGACGCTGCGGACTCTCTCCAGCACATTACGCATGGACTGATTTTTGGTGTGGATGATGTCCAACCAATCCGATTTCCAAAACTGGTCGCGCAGGTAATCCAGTTCCTGGTCCTTCAATCGGTTCTCCTGGACCGACTTAAGGACCAGATCAATCTCTTCGCCATCAATGGGGTAGGTAAGGTAGTCGTCGGCTCCCTGTCTGACAGCCATTACGGCCTGCCTGACCATGGGCTTGGGAGCCATGGCGATAAATTGAACAAGAGGATGAAGCCGCCTGACTTCCCGAACGATTTTTTCGAATCCGGCCGCTGTCTTGTCGGCAAGTTCGACCACATCAATAAACACCAGGTCAATGGGATGGCCATTGTCGATCTCAGCTAAGCTGATATCCGAAACCGTACGCACCGTCACCACTCGACCCAGCTTGCTGTGGATCAACCGGCTGATTTGGGCATCTTTGCAAACAATCAGAACATCCTTCATCTTGACACTACATGATTGAGAATAGGGAGACTGTTGAAGCGAATAAAACTATATTAAATTATTACATATAGTTATATGATTTATAACGCTTTTTGAGCTCAGGATCAAGAACTTCTTTTGTCCGTTGCGGCAGATCGGCGCTCAGATGTCTATCCCGGATCGGCATTGCTTTTTATCTTTGGCTGCGT
This window harbors:
- a CDS encoding sigma-54-dependent transcriptional regulator, with amino-acid sequence MKDVLIVCKDAQISRLIHSKLGRVVTVRTVSDISLAEIDNGHPIDLVFIDVVELADKTAAGFEKIVREVRRLHPLVQFIAMAPKPMVRQAVMAVRQGADDYLTYPIDGEEIDLVLKSVQENRLKDQELDYLRDQFWKSDWLDIIHTKNQSMRNVLERVRSVAPTIATVLLLGDTGTGKGLMARLIHRHSHRSDGPFVSLHCGAIPETLVESELFGHEKGAFTGADRRKIGKFEMAQEGTIFLDEIGTITHATQIKLLQVLQDGTFNRVGGKDILHTNARIIGATNADLEKMAKAGSFRKDLYYRLNVFPIELPALRDRKEDLPHLVTLFLANLEKKYGKAITGLESGIADAMQDYSWPGNLRELENILERAYILESGSLLRSGSFPDTLIIGSKIVQAANESKSLPLSQARQIAIDEFERTYLENLLKKHKGRINVSAKEAHITARQLSRLAAKHGVDKTKYKS